One Carassius auratus strain Wakin chromosome 3, ASM336829v1, whole genome shotgun sequence genomic region harbors:
- the LOC113053117 gene encoding galectin-3-binding protein A-like, protein MYLLWPLLFLHVSAARLNLFDDGLKQAKQEGRVRLVGDQPSSGRVEIYHDGQWGTVCDDDWDMAEAQVVCRQLGFPGAISVTLGGRYGEGSGKIWLDDMKCQGSESSLSECSFKGWGVTDCSHKEDAGVVCETGTNITSNRQFSVDNSLGLSDDLGLLFDSGDGCDFRIKVKDDSEESELTFCVHRMILMFYPELNITDNSRDLTVDVSQTCHPHVSAFLRYLYTRKIDVSVTSAQCLHQLAFTFGVKKLMEDVGRAFTLLIPEDNTFQTQVSMFEYGVRTGDLVLQENVLQYLSWNCEFLISSPVWSSVSFHMMDALLQRSDLVVKDEAFLLEALERWIQDKGDELSSDQQASLLNHIRFLLIPVDRLYEMQFSSSVLRRNHEKLYLTGLLRGFQFNALPFSKIRNNTISEYLPRIYTGDEWSVIFNATTVKNSRYEYRNGYNIDYNYNRGYGQNNRMQSFSTPAHPSALYREQKVFWQAQVILSRQECSNYGISCYSFPVARIIASGNQNMYTSIIRYSNRLILTCKNENNVFQVQDFKNSMAVIPNNSSMGLPNPCPDDYSFRFVVRPEYI, encoded by the exons ATGTATCTTCTATGGCCTCTACTGTTTCTGCACGTTTCAGCAGCACGTCTGAACTTGTTTG ATGACGGACTAAAGCAGGCAAAACAAGAGGGAAGAGTGCGATTGGTGGGGGATCAGCCCTCATCTGGTCGTGTGGAGATCTACCATGATGGACAGTGGGGTACAGTTTGTGACGATGACTGGGACATGGCTGAAGCACAAGTGGTGTGTCGTCAGCTGGGTTTTCCTGGAGCAATATCAGTTACGCTTGGAGGACGTTATGGTGAAG gctCTGGTAAAATTTGGCTGGATGATATGAAATGTCAAGGCTCGGAGAGCTCTTTGTCTGAATGTAGCTTCAAAGGCTGGGGTGTTACTGACTGCTCACATAAAGAGGATGCAGGGGTGGTCTGTGAGACTG GTACAAACATAACCAGCAATCGTCAGTTCTCTGTGGATAACAGTCTGGGTCTGTCTGATGATCTTGGTCTTCTGTTTGACAGTGGAGATGGTTGTGATTTCAGAATTAAAGTAAAAGACGACAGTGAAGAGTCAGAGTTGACTTTTTGTGTGCACAGAATGATCCTCATGTTTTATCCAGAATTAAACATAACAGACAACTCTAGAGACCTCACAGTGGATGTCAGCCAGACCTGCCACCCTCATGTCTCTGCTTTTCTCAG GTATTTGTACACACGTAAGATTGATGTTTCCGTCACATCGGCTCAATGTCTGCATCAGCTGGCGTTTACCTTTGGAGTGAAGAAGCTTATGGAGGATGTCGGCAGGGCCTTCACTTTACTCATCCCTGAAGACAACACTTTCCAGACACAGGTATCCATGTTCGAGTATGGCGTCCGCACAGGTGACCTTGTCCTGCAGGAGAACGTCCTCCAGTATCTTTCCTGGAACTGTGAGTTCCTCATAAGCTCTCCAGTGTGGAGCAGCGTCTCCTTTCACATGATGGACGCTCTGCTGCAGCGCTCAGACCTGGTTGTGAAGGATGAAGCTTTTCTTCTTGAAGCTCTGGAGAGATGGATCCAAGACAAAGGTGATGAGCTGAGCTCAGACCAACAGGCCAGTCTCCTGAACCACATCCGCTTCCTCTTGATCCCTGTGGACAGACTGTATGAAATGCAGTTTTCCTCAAGCGTTCTCCGTAGGAATCATGAGAAACTGTACCTAACAGGTCTGCTCAGGGGTTTCCAGTTCAATGCTCTGCCCTTCTCTAAGATCAGAAATAACACGATTAGTGAGTATCTACCCAGAATCTACACTGGAGATGAGTGGAGTGTAATTTTTAATGCAACCACTGTCAAAAATTCACGCTATGAATACAGAAATGGTTATAATATAGATTATAACTATAACCGCGGGTATGGTCAAAATAACAGAATGCAATCCTTCTCCACTCCAGCACACCCTAGTGCTCTTTACAGAGAACAAAAGGTCTTTTGGCAAGCCCAGGTGATTCTAAGTAGACAGGAATGCTCTAATTATGGTATTTCATGTTATTCATTTCCTGTTGCAAGAATTATTGCAAGTGGTAATCAGAACATGTACACTAGCATCATTCGCTACAGCAACAGGTTGATTCTCACCTGTAAGAATGAAAACAATGTCTTTCAAGTCCAAGATTTCAAAAACAGCATGGCTGTGATCCCAAATAACAGCAGTATGGGTCTGCCGAACCCCTGTCCTGACGACTACAGTTTCAGATTTGTAGTGCGTCCAGAGTATATCTGA